One window of the Niallia circulans genome contains the following:
- the qoxA gene encoding cytochrome aa3 quinol oxidase subunit II has translation MKKGVLVSLLAIVPLFILSGCESMVVFDPQGPVARSITDLINWSIVLMAFVCLVVFALFGYIVWKYRATKENADYEPEEHGSTKLEIVWTVIPFLIIIALTVPTVKTIFALEDVPKDYKDRDPVVINVTSADWKWIFSYPEEGIETVNYVNIPAGVPVEFKLTSAGTMQSFWIPALAGQKYTMYGAETDLYVVADNPGNYEGQNTSFNGKGYAEMKFDVEAKSVEDYDKWVDEVKETAPKLTEEKYREIIKPTHLGRMTFSNTHLEWIDHGKGGDSNYYLNPELYRVHGYPGRTFEKNQESDGGEKDAH, from the coding sequence ATGAAAAAGGGAGTTTTAGTTTCGCTTTTAGCAATTGTACCATTATTCATTTTAAGTGGCTGTGAATCCATGGTAGTATTTGACCCCCAAGGTCCTGTTGCTAGAAGTATTACGGACTTGATTAACTGGTCAATTGTATTAATGGCTTTTGTTTGTCTAGTAGTTTTTGCACTATTTGGCTACATAGTTTGGAAATATCGTGCAACAAAAGAAAATGCGGATTATGAGCCAGAAGAACATGGAAGCACAAAGCTTGAAATTGTTTGGACTGTAATACCGTTCTTAATAATCATTGCATTAACGGTTCCAACTGTAAAAACAATCTTTGCTTTAGAAGATGTGCCAAAAGATTATAAAGATCGTGATCCAGTAGTGATTAACGTTACTTCTGCAGATTGGAAATGGATTTTTAGTTATCCAGAAGAGGGGATTGAAACAGTTAATTATGTAAATATCCCTGCAGGTGTACCTGTTGAGTTTAAATTAACTTCTGCTGGTACGATGCAATCATTTTGGATCCCTGCTTTAGCTGGTCAAAAGTATACGATGTATGGTGCTGAAACAGATCTCTATGTGGTAGCAGATAACCCAGGTAACTATGAAGGACAAAATACAAGCTTTAACGGTAAAGGTTATGCGGAGATGAAGTTTGATGTCGAAGCAAAATCTGTAGAGGATTATGATAAATGGGTAGATGAAGTAAAAGAAACTGCCCCTAAGTTAACAGAAGAGAAATACAGAGAAATTATCAAGCCTACACATTTAGGCCGTATGACTTTCTCTAATACACATTTAGAGTGGATTGACCACGGTAAAGGTGGAGACTCAAACTATTATTTAAACCCTGAGTTATATCGAGTTCATGGATATCCAGGTAGAACTTTTGAAAAGAATCAAGAGTCTGACGGAGGTGAAAAGGATGCACATTAA